A single window of Dethiosulfovibrio salsuginis DNA harbors:
- a CDS encoding purine-nucleoside phosphorylase, whose protein sequence is MIKKIDEALEVIKSKIGGVPDVAVVLGSGLGGLAEYIEDKVIIPYEEIPHWPLSTAPGHAGRLVAGKFGGKSVVAMQGRLHVYEGYSMDQVVFPVRVFARWGIGHFIASNASGGIGYGLMPGDMVLIHDHINMMGKNPLIGPNIPELGERFPDMTYAYNRDLLDLAEDVARSHNLTTRRGVYVAFTGPSYETPAEIRMARVLGADVVGMSTVPEVLIAHHGGMKVLAVSCVANYAAGMTSNPLSEQEVLDEMAKAADDLTTLVAGVIEQI, encoded by the coding sequence GTGATAAAAAAGATAGACGAGGCCCTGGAGGTCATAAAGAGCAAAATAGGTGGAGTTCCCGACGTAGCGGTAGTTCTCGGTTCAGGATTGGGCGGTCTGGCGGAGTACATAGAGGATAAGGTGATAATACCCTACGAGGAGATTCCTCACTGGCCTCTTTCCACCGCCCCCGGTCACGCTGGACGGCTGGTCGCCGGTAAGTTCGGTGGCAAATCGGTGGTGGCCATGCAGGGCAGGCTACACGTTTACGAAGGATATTCTATGGACCAGGTGGTATTTCCCGTCAGGGTGTTCGCAAGGTGGGGGATAGGGCACTTTATCGCCTCCAACGCCAGCGGAGGAATCGGCTACGGCCTGATGCCCGGGGATATGGTTTTGATCCACGATCACATAAACATGATGGGCAAAAACCCCCTTATCGGTCCTAACATACCGGAGCTCGGCGAGAGGTTTCCCGATATGACCTACGCTTACAACAGGGACCTGCTGGATTTAGCTGAGGATGTCGCTAGATCCCACAACCTCACCACTAGAAGAGGGGTTTACGTCGCCTTCACCGGACCGTCCTACGAGACCCCTGCGGAGATCCGTATGGCCAGAGTTCTCGGTGCCGACGTAGTCGGAATGTCGACGGTCCCGGAGGTGTTGATCGCTCACCACGGAGGGATGAAGGTTTTAGCCGTCTCCTGTGTGGCTAACTACGCCGCCGGTATGACGTCGAACCCTCTATCGGAACAGGAGGTTTTAGACGAGATGGCAAAGGCCGCCGACGATCTGACCACCTTGGTGGCCGGAGTGATCGAACAGATATAG
- a CDS encoding thymidine phosphorylase, whose protein sequence is MFDILRFIETKRDGGNNGAEDLKVFVRSIMEGSVRDYHVAAWLMAVYLNGMAEDELLAFTDALANSGEVVSFGRGVKTVDKHSTGGVGDKATLILVPLVAACGLSVAKLSGRGLGFTGGTVDKLESIPGFKVDMTLEEFKSQVEEIGCAVAGHSPDLAPAEAFFYELRDVTATVPSLPLICSSIVSKKIAGGADSFVFDVKYGSGAFMSDLEDAKKLAESLVNLSNKMGHPSSALLTSMDEPLGKWIGNSMEVLESVEVLKNSGPEDTTELCLALAGEMLLNGGMVTSPEAGVEMARSALVEGRGLKKLAELVVRQGGPADLVDYPSKYLQPSPLVYELKAQGDGFISSVNTRFIGEGIRRLGGGRSDKEESIDPGAALEITVKIGDKVKTGDVIMKCYSDDPSSVDYAREYLDRSWTVDVEAVRPPLILGRVD, encoded by the coding sequence ATGTTCGATATCCTAAGGTTTATCGAGACCAAAAGGGATGGGGGAAACAACGGAGCGGAGGATCTCAAGGTTTTTGTCCGTTCCATAATGGAGGGCTCCGTCAGGGATTACCACGTAGCGGCGTGGCTCATGGCGGTATACCTCAACGGCATGGCGGAAGATGAGCTACTGGCCTTTACCGATGCCCTTGCGAACTCTGGAGAGGTGGTTTCCTTCGGGCGAGGGGTAAAGACGGTGGATAAACACAGTACCGGAGGGGTCGGCGATAAGGCAACCCTTATATTGGTTCCTCTGGTGGCCGCCTGTGGCTTATCGGTGGCTAAACTCAGCGGAAGGGGCCTCGGCTTTACCGGCGGTACCGTGGATAAGCTTGAATCTATCCCAGGCTTTAAGGTCGATATGACCCTGGAGGAATTTAAATCTCAGGTGGAGGAGATAGGATGTGCCGTCGCAGGCCACTCCCCGGACCTCGCACCTGCGGAGGCCTTTTTTTACGAGCTAAGGGATGTCACCGCTACGGTTCCCTCTCTGCCCCTTATATGCTCCAGCATAGTCAGCAAGAAAATAGCCGGAGGGGCGGATAGCTTTGTTTTTGACGTCAAGTACGGTTCCGGTGCCTTTATGAGCGATCTGGAGGACGCGAAAAAACTAGCTGAATCTCTGGTGAACCTCTCCAACAAGATGGGACACCCTAGCTCCGCTCTTTTAACCTCTATGGACGAGCCTCTAGGTAAATGGATAGGGAACTCTATGGAGGTTCTTGAGTCGGTGGAGGTCCTTAAAAATTCGGGCCCAGAGGATACCACAGAGCTGTGTTTAGCTCTAGCGGGGGAGATGCTCCTCAACGGAGGTATGGTTACCAGCCCGGAAGCAGGTGTGGAGATGGCAAGATCGGCCCTGGTGGAGGGAAGAGGGCTTAAAAAACTGGCGGAGTTAGTGGTCAGACAGGGCGGACCGGCGGACTTAGTCGATTATCCCTCAAAATATCTACAGCCTAGCCCTCTGGTCTACGAGCTAAAGGCCCAAGGGGACGGATTTATATCCTCCGTAAATACCAGATTTATAGGTGAGGGGATCCGTCGGCTTGGAGGAGGAAGAAGCGATAAAGAGGAGTCCATCGATCCAGGGGCCGCGCTGGAGATTACGGTGAAAATCGGGGACAAGGTCAAAACCGGGGACGTGATAATGAAATGCTATTCCGACGATCCTTCCTCCGTGGATTACGCCAGAGAATACCTCGATCGTAGCTGGACGGTGGACGTAGAGGCGGTCCGTCCTCCGCTTATTCTGGGGAGGGTCGATTAG
- a CDS encoding J domain-containing protein, which yields MAFILRILRALLPLFFFYLVGKILRNFMAVYRYQHYRGQAGSGQQGGGQQRTSSFTSREGDPYEILGCPSSSSNDEIKKRYREQIAKYHPDRFVGMSLDEDFVKLASSKFQEIQLAYDAIRKSRGF from the coding sequence ATGGCCTTTATCCTGAGGATACTCAGGGCCCTTTTGCCTCTGTTTTTTTTCTATCTGGTGGGAAAGATCCTGCGAAACTTTATGGCCGTATATCGCTATCAGCACTATAGAGGTCAGGCTGGATCTGGTCAGCAAGGCGGTGGGCAGCAAAGGACTAGCAGCTTCACCTCTAGAGAGGGCGACCCCTACGAGATTTTAGGGTGTCCTAGCTCCAGCTCGAACGATGAGATAAAAAAGAGATACAGAGAGCAGATAGCCAAGTACCACCCCGATAGGTTCGTGGGTATGAGCTTAGACGAAGATTTTGTAAAACTGGCGTCAAGCAAGTTTCAGGAGATACAACTGGCTTACGATGCTATACGGAAGAGCAGAGGGTTTTAG
- a CDS encoding site-specific integrase, whose translation MEFVQPIRDKAKIDAMKKLLKASNMRDYVLFTLGINSGLRISDLLTLTVGDVAIKGKKTPSISDRITLKEAKTGKTKSFPLGDTAKKAIREYLKSRKYDCSDPEQRSTPLFPSRKRGVEKGSRPISRIQAYRILNDVAKVVGIEERIGTHTLRKTFAYHAYQSGYDLSMIQKLLNHSSPGVTLRYIGITQDEMDNVYLSLNL comes from the coding sequence GTGGAGTTTGTGCAGCCTATAAGGGACAAGGCAAAAATAGACGCCATGAAAAAACTGCTGAAAGCCAGCAATATGAGGGACTACGTTTTATTCACCTTGGGGATAAACTCTGGACTCAGGATATCCGACCTCCTGACGTTAACCGTTGGAGACGTAGCTATAAAAGGCAAAAAAACGCCCTCTATCTCCGACAGAATAACCTTAAAGGAAGCCAAAACAGGAAAGACCAAAAGCTTTCCTCTAGGGGATACCGCAAAGAAAGCCATAAGGGAGTACCTCAAATCCAGGAAATACGACTGCAGTGACCCAGAGCAAAGATCGACGCCTCTTTTCCCCTCCCGAAAAAGAGGCGTCGAAAAGGGATCTAGGCCTATCAGCAGGATTCAGGCCTACAGGATACTGAACGACGTCGCAAAGGTGGTGGGGATAGAGGAGAGAATAGGCACCCATACCCTGAGAAAGACCTTCGCTTATCACGCCTACCAGAGCGGTTACGATCTTTCGATGATACAGAAGCTGCTAAATCATTCATCCCCTGGGGTGACCTTGCGATACATAGGCATCACCCAGGACGAGATGGATAACGTCTACCTCTCCTTGAACCTGTAA
- the rsfS gene encoding ribosome silencing factor, with protein sequence MEYSNVAQSVAEAISSKRGQDVVMVDVQEASTIASEFVVATANSDVHMGTLCNEAEDALDKLGVKYSREGQNSSMWRLIDAGDVLIHIFSSKGREFYNLDRIWGDRPVKRFENID encoded by the coding sequence ATGGAGTACAGCAACGTCGCTCAATCGGTAGCTGAGGCAATTTCCTCAAAAAGAGGTCAAGATGTGGTGATGGTCGACGTTCAGGAAGCGTCGACCATAGCTTCAGAGTTCGTTGTCGCAACCGCCAACTCGGATGTACATATGGGAACGTTATGCAACGAAGCGGAGGATGCGCTGGACAAGCTTGGGGTCAAATACTCCAGAGAGGGACAAAACAGCTCTATGTGGAGACTTATCGACGCCGGGGATGTGCTGATCCACATCTTCAGTTCAAAAGGGCGGGAGTTTTACAACTTAGACCGTATCTGGGGAGATAGACCTGTTAAAAGGTTTGAGAATATAGATTGA